The stretch of DNA CCCACCACCCCGTTACACCTGAGAGGAGGGGTCTGGGGTGCTAGCCTGGAGAGGGCTTCCAGATTCGGCACCCCACATGGGGTTCCCCTAGATACACATCCATTTACACTGTCATGCGGTCATGCGTTCTTTGCATTCGGGGAGTGTGAAGTTGAAGTCAGAGAGTTGTCTGTCCTGGGGCTGGGGTGCATCCCACGGGGCAgtgcctgctccagctcctgctgctgtccaCCCTGAGCCTCACAGCTCAAGGCCCTGCCTTCTCCCCGCCTCCTATAGTGCCTGGGCCATGTTCCTGGACCGGCCCCAGCAGCGACTCCAGCTGGTGCTGCTACCCCCGGCGTTGTTCATCCCGACCCCGGAGAGCGAGGAGCAGCGGGCGGCGTTCGCCAGGGCCGTGCCCCGGGACGTCCAGCCTTATGTCGTGTACGAAGAAGTCACCAATGTTTGGATCAACGTAAGGGGGGCCGGCCGGGTTCGTTGCGCATGGCACGGGGCTGGGCTGCATATCCCGCACCTGCTAACAGCTCTGCTCTCTCCCGCCCTGCCCTACAGGTACACGACATCTTCTACCCCTTCTCGCAGCCTGACGGCCAGGAGGAATTCTGCTTCCTCCGTGCCAATGAATGCAAGACTGGCTTCTGCCACCTCTACAAGGTCACAGCCCTCCTGAAGCCCCACGGCTACGACTGGGCGGAGCCCCTCCAGCCTAGTGAAGGTGAGCCAGGGCGTGTACAGCCCATAGGCCCTTTCTGCCTCGCCCTTGGAGGCAGTGGGGGTCTTCCAGTGCAGGAGTGGAGAGTGGCCCCCAGCAGTGAATGGGCTCTGGGGAGTAGGGGAATGGGGGTGCAGGAAGTTCAGCAGGGGAGAGTCCAAGTGAGGGGCCTGCCTTCGGAGCAGGTGGTCAGGCTTCTTCCTGTGCACACGTAGAACCCAGAAATGGGCAGCAGAGAGGTGCCCGTGACCGCTGCAGAGGCCCTGGGGTGGGACCGAGCCTGacgaggaagaggagcagccaggaggccCACGTGGCTGGAGTAGGGGGAGCCAGGGATGCTGGAGCAACAGGCATGACGGGACAGGGCAGGCCGCCAAGGGACAGACTTGAGCTAACCCTGAAAGAAACAGGAAGCTGTCCCCATGCTGTTGGGGCCCCAGCCGGGAGTGGCAAGCTATCCCCGTGGgcgggagtgtgtgtgtgtgtgtgtgtgtgtgtgtgtgtgtgtgtgtgtgtgccctgccGGCCTAGGCCACACCGTTTCACGGTGGAGTGGGCTGGCATTTAAGAGCATCAAGCAGTGTGGACACCCAGGAGGTGTCCAGCAGCCTCCTGGTCTGAGAAACAGGGAGGAACTTAGGGGGCCACCCCAGGGTGGGCCCCTCCCACCTAGGGATTTGGGCTACATCCCCATGCATTCTCTGTCGGCAGCCCTCCAGTTTCCAGCTGCCCAGGCCTCCACCACGGGCCTCCCACCAGTCACACAGATTTGGGCCAGCGAGAGGGAGTGGATGTGTTCCGCGCGTGGGGACGGGCAGGCCTGAAGGCGACCCTGAGGGGTCCGCGGAGTGGGAGGGATCAGAGGCCGATGCAGGGTCCGCCTGTTCGGGGAGCTAGGTGACCACATGAGGAGCAGGCCCAGCCGAGCACAACCAGGCACGTGATGCCTACAGGGAGTCACCAGGGCACCCTGAGGGCAGGAGCCGAGCAGAAAGGACTGCCGGGCATATGGTTCGACCCAGGTCTCAGGCCGGACCCGTCTAAACGTCAGCTGGTGAGGCACTCCGGCAGAGGTGACCGGCCACAGCCCCTACCGCTGCTGTCACTGGTACTGGGACGTTGGCAGAGAAGTCGTGGagccagcccagaccctcctcgtCCACTGTTCACAGGCCTTGCCAACCCCAGCCTGGGCAGCAGATCACCTGGCTACCCCAAGATCGCGGGCCAGAAGGCAGCCTGGCTATCGAACATGCAATACACGTTATCTGTCATTCAGCTTTCTCTAAAAtgagcagattccaggaaaaaaaaaaataaaagcagcaggCCCCATCTAGCAGGTCCCTCAGCCCCTCTGGGGACCGGGGACTCCGTGCCACCATGTGCCAGGTCCCCTCACCCTccatctttttccttccttccagatGAATTCAAATGCCCCATAAAGGAGGAGGTGGCCCTGACCAGCGGTGAATGGGAGGTTTTGGCAAGGCATGGTTCCAAGGTACCGgaattcctgcagcccttgacgtGCACACGCAGGCAGACACATGCGCACATGTGTGGGTCCGCACcctctgctcccaggcctggGACTTTGCTCTCCCCCAGCCGCTCCTTCCCCTGGCTCTGCATTCAGGAGCCCCTGGGCCAGCTGGAGATCAGGTGCAGGGGCTGGCCTGAGACCCCCACCTTAGGTCCCCTTCCCCGCTGGAATCTCTGAGGTCCCTCCCGCACCCCAGGGACCAGCCCTCCCCAGCAGAAAGGCAGCTCTGGGTCACTACTCTCTCCAGTGGGGGATTATGAGGGGCCCAGGCAGCCCCCCCCAAGTGGAGTGTGAACAATAAGATCTGACCGCAGCCTCCTCGCTGAACGCTGCGTCTCACACGGGAGGCGGAGGTCCCTGATGCAGCTTGCTGCGTCCTTGGCTCACAGCAAAACCTGCACATTTGTAGTCAGAGGTTACAGACAGTGAGGGAGCTGCCCTTGGCAGCCTTGAGGAAGatgtgggggaggcaggggagctGGCGAGAGGGACGACTGGGCTCTTCCCCGACATGCAGCCCAGTTGAAGCCACTTGGCTCAACGACCCTGGGAGGGCAAGGTGACCCTGTCCATGGCATCCTCACGTGtcctgtgtcccagcagccccaggtccAGGCACGCCTGGGACGTCTCCACTTGGCGTGCGCATCTGCAGCAGATTCCCTGTACAGTGAGAGCGTGTGTCAGGGTCCTACCGCACATGCACACAGGCGAGAGGAGTCCCGGGGAGACGCCCAGGGCCTAGCTCACCTGCTGCGGGGCATCACGCTGAGCGTCTTAGGCTCACAGCTCTGTGCAGGAGCCGGGAAGGTCAAGGCTGGTCACTGGAAGGTTCATCGGTGGCCAGTGGAccgcccccctgctctgtgctaggatggctgctgcctcccaccaccacGACCCAAGCTGTGTATTAGGatggcacactcacacacagcctggcacTGGCTCACCCACGAGTTGGAGTCTGCAGCTCAACTTCTACCCTGAAGCCAAGAAACGAGCAGAGATGACACGTAGGAGAAATCCAACATGAATAACAGTCCCTTTGTGCAACTGCCCAGCCCCGGGCCGCCTCTGAATGGACACTGGCCGGGAACGAGCTGCtgccagggttagggttagggtccagTGGCCCCCAAGTGCCTTGGCATTTATTCTAAGAATCGGATCATTCCAGATTGTTCCAGATAGCACTGTCCCCTCCTCTGAGCTTTGCCCCTGGCCCAGTCAGCTCTGCCCTCAAGGGGACCCCCAGTAGTCCCCCGCTCCTTCCTGCACAGGCGTCCAGAGTGGAGTCCACGGCAGATCCCGCGGGGCACCACAAGCCACCCTGACTGGAGTCGGCCTCGCTCTTCACTCTACTTTTTTTGAAGTCCACAGAAGGACGAGGGGTCATGACACAGCCTGACCCCCTGAGCCGCCCCCGCCCCACTGTCCGCCCGCCATGCCCCTCTCTAGGGTCCCTGGCCACCCTGTGGGTCCTTTCCGGTGGTGACATGTCCACATTGGACTATTTCTCCTATGGGCTTTGTTTTTGTGGTTTGAGGGGTTCGGGACAGCCTGTGTTGAGGCCAAAGGGGCACCCTAGGGAGTTTCCAAGGAGCCAAGCGCCTGAGTCAGGGCATAAACTGACAGCCACAGCAGGCCTGGGCACCCCTGTCCTCCCCTTGCCAAGTCCAGAGTTGGTACTGGCATTCCTGGTCCaccccacgtgggtggagggggTCAGCCCAGCTGGACACGGTGGGCGGGCAGGAAGTCTGGGCCTTGCCTGGGGCTGCCTCACCAGGGGCCCCGTGTACACCTGCAGATCTGGGTGAATGAGGAGACCAAGCTGGTGTACTTCCAAGGTACGAAGGACACGCCGCTGGAGCATCACCTGTACGTGGTCAGCTACGAGTCAGCCGGCGAGATTGTGCGCCTGACCACGCCCGGCTTCTCCCACAGTTGCTCCGTCAGCCAGGTGGGCCTCTCCCCGGCATGGGCAGGGCGGGGGCAGGTGGTACTTGGCAGTGCTCTGGGTGGCGTTTGGCCTCTGGGAACATTCCAGAAGGACAGTGCCCATCCCTGGGGCCAGCGCAGGTCTCTGTCAGCAGAATGGAGTGACAGGGGTGCGGCCTaaggtcgtgtgtgtgtgtgtgtgggtgtgtgtgtgtacaggtgtgtgtgttcaGGGCTCGTGTAGGGATGGAGGGAGGCCAGGCCCTACTGCTCAaggcccaccccaccccgcccggCCCACAGAACTTCGACATGTTCGTCAGCCATTACAGCAGCGTGAGCACACCGCCCTGTGTGCACGTGTACAAACTCAGTGGCCCCGACCACGACCCCCTGCACAAACAGCCCCGCTTCTGGGCCAGCATGATGGAGGCGGCCAGTGAGTAGCCGGGTCCCCAGGAGAGtagggagagagggcagggggcGGCAGGTGGCATTGCCGAGTGGACCGGGCCAGCGCCCTGGGCAGATTGAAGCCCACCGTGGCGCTTGGCCCTGGGGGTCCTGGCGGAGCAGCCCCAGCTGTGGAGGTAGAACAGGGCTATCCCTGGAGGCCACGGGATGGCCCCCCTGGGTGGGGGGCTGCGCGCTGCAAGCAATGCCACCCATGCTGCGTAGACACAGCCGCTCTCTCTCCCGCAGGCTGCCCCCCGGATTATGTGCCCCCCGAAATCTTCCACTTCCACACGCGGTCGGACGTGCGGCTGTACGGGATGGTTTACAAGCCACACTCTGTGCAACCCGGCAGAAAGCACCCCACCGTGCTCTTTGTGTACGGGGGCCCGCAGGTGGGTGCCTGTCCTGTGGCCCTGTGTACCAAGTCAGAGAGAACCCGGAGGTCAGGCCTCCCTCCCCAGTGCCTGACCCTTGTCCCTTCAGGCTAACCACCTGTGACCCttaccccccaacacacacacacgaccccCAGTCCCACCCTGTTCTCCCAGGCCCCTCTGGCTGGCCGTTTTGGCCAAGGGCCCCAGGCCTGATTCCCTCCAGCCCGGCCTGGCTCACCAGCGCCACCCCTTGCAGGTGCAGTTGGTCAACAACTCCTTCAAAGGCATCAAGTACCTGCGGCTGAACACGCTGGCATCTCTGGGCTATGCCGTGGTCGTCATCGACGGCAGAGGCTCGTGCCAGCGGGGGCTGCGCTTCGAAGGGGCCCTCAAAAACCAGATGGTAATGGCTGACACCACGTGCCAGGTGTCAAACGGGACAGACATGGGGTGCCTGGCACTCGGGGTTCAGGGGGACAGCCCTGAGCCGGGCTCTTGGGAGACACAGGGCCCGACCATGCCGCCTACACCCGGGAAAGCGTGGTCCACACGCACCCCATGTTGATGCCACAGCCACAGGGACTGCATAGGGTCCAGTGGCTATGGATGCTAGCCTGGCAGCAACGACGGTGATGGCTGAGCCCATTGGGCCACCACGACAGACCACCATGGCCTGGGCCGCTCAGAAGGAGCAGCAGTTTGTTCTACGAGCGCAGGGTGCCAAGGTGGTGCCAAGCCCCGGGCGCCCTCAGAGTCAGGGTTGGTGTCCATCGAGGGCTGTTCTCCACCTGCATGCCAGGGTCTGCTGGCTGCCCCTCTGTGGAGGACGAAATCCAGAAGAGGCCGCTGACCTGCCAAGCCCTGGAGCTGGCCTCATGCCCACCCGAGGTCGGGGCTCGTGGTCGTGTCTCTTGAGCCCCAGTCCGATGCAGGGCACCTGCTGTCCCCCGGTTGTGACGGAGGGATCTTGGCTTTCCCGGCACGCCCACCAGCCAAAAGGGGccctgggtggtggtggggggcgcAGGGAGAAGCCTTCCCGACGaggactgggctggggctgaaaGTGCCCGGCTTCTCCCCCAGGGCCAGGTGGAGATCGAAGACCAGGTGGAGGGCCTGCAGTTTGTGGCCGAGAAGTACGGCTTCATCGACCTCAGCCGCGTCGCCATCCATGGCTGGTCCTACGGAGGCTTTCTGTCCCTTATGGGGCTCATCCATAAGCCCCAGGTGTTTAAGGTGGGTCcagcctgccctgtcccctgtcccccgctGCCTACCCCCTGTCCTTCATCTGGCTCGTCCATGAGTCCTAGTTATTTAAGGTgcaccctgccccagcctggcccggcctcccagctgccccccacacccaccctgggGCCACTCGCAGCCCGCCCCCCTCGGGGAGGCACCTGGGCAGGGGTCCTGCCACGTGGCTGTTTCTCCCTGCAGCAGCCCCCCGGGGCCGAGCCCCCCTCCTCATTGCCCGCCACCGCCGACCCCAGGATGACATCCGGCTGCACAAAACCCCACCGGCAGCTTTGTCTGGGAGGCTGAGCCTGGGACCCCGGCCTCGGATGGGCAGAGGTGGGGCATGCTGTGAGCGGCGTCGGGGGAGGGGCCCCCCAGGCCGGTGGCGCTTTGTCCGGGCACTGCGGGGACGTGgccatgaggaggaggaggagcaggaaggaggTGGCCGGGCCCTCCGCTCTGGCAAGcacctccctgccccccatgACACCCTGTCCCCACGGGACACACGGTCTCAGAACCCCCCCATCCCACACCACCCCCTCTCCACCTGCATGACCGCAGGCCAAGTCCCCCGGGGAGGCCGAGGACCTGATGCCCCGCATATCCTGCAGGTGGCGATCGCAGGTGCCCCCGTCACCGTGTGGATGGCATACGACACGGGGTACACGGAGCGATACATGGACGTCCCAGAAAATAACCAGCACGGCTACGAGGCGGGCTCCGTGGCCCTGCACGTGGAGAAGCTGCCCAATGAGTAAGACGCCGCCTGCCcccagtcctctgctgcctcctgtcccctcccagtGTCTTCCCTCGCCCCCCATCTCCACCTGCTACACCCCCTGAGAGCTACcgccctgccttcctgcctgcctgaatACTACCCCACTTTCACACCCTTCACCTGATCCCCAACCTCACGCCCTTCACCCTCACCCCTAGCCTCACGCCCTTCATCCCAACCTTGTCTTCCAGACCCAACCGCCTGCTCATCCTCCACGGCTTCCTGGATGAAAATGTACATTTCTTCCACACGAATTtccttgtgtcccagctgatccgaGCCGGGAAACCTTACCAACTCCAGGTGGGTGCCCCTGGTGCCATGGGCCCCACCCCATGAGCCAGCATACCTGGGCCCCCGGTCTGGCCAGGCGGTGGGGAGAGCAGGGCTGCTCCTGCTGCACTTGCTCCTCCAGGCTGGGACTTGAGGTGGTGGTCCCCCAGCTCCCCGCATCTCCCTGGGCTCCCCGTGTTCTGCCCAGTTCTTGAGCACTGTCTGCCTCAGGCTCCTGTCCCCGCCCCGCCACAGCCATAGGTGCTTGGGGCGCCACGTAGAGTGTGGGCCAGACCCTCCCCAGCTCACACCAACACCACCTGCCACTGGATACCAAAAGCTGGGAGGAAGACCCCAAGGTGGCCTGAGGGAGTCCACAGCCATAGGCTCAGATGGCTCCTGAGGGTGGGATTGTGGAATTGAGTGACAGGTGAAGCCTCCAGTGGGGTCTTCACAgtgggggaggagcagggaggtggaggcTTCAGGGGTAAGGGGTGGGGCTctggtggggaggtggggccTGTGGCTGTGGGCGGGACTTCCTGCCTAGGAGGTAGGGAGGGCTGCTTGGCTGAGTTTGGGGGAGGACCTCAACCACAAAGATCAGGGTCCTAGGGAGGGTGGGGGCTCAATGGCGTTCACCCTTACCGTTTTGGAAGAGGGGGTCCCTGGGGCTTCAGGACAGAGTCCACAGGTGGGAAACTCTGGAGGTGTGGAGCTGAGGAGAAGGGGGGCTTTGGGAacgcccctcctcccagccctggctctgtcctgcGGGGTGCATCCTGTGGGCTTTAAGCCAttgagcgggggtggggggccaaGCTTCCCGGGACTGTGGGTGGGCAGGAGCGGGGCAGAGCCAAGGCTGTAGTGGGCTTCAtgcctgtcccagcagccccaccttaTGGCCAGACACAAGACCTGCACTCCTGAAGAGTGTCCCTGGAATCAAGTCCCAAGTGACAAGACCAGGGTGTGGCTGCCCCTCTGGGCTTGACGGCCCTGTGGGTGATCGGAGGACCCAGGAACGGTGCACAAAGCCAGGGCTCCAGGAGCATAAGCCGTGCGTGCAGTGTGGATGTGTGGGCATGGCCACTGGTAGACCAGAAGGCCCAGGGATGCAGGCTGCCATGTTCTTGGCCCCTCACCCCTCGCGGGTTTGAGAGAAGGAAGTTGCCAGTTTCCAGTTTAGTCTGGCACACGTGGGCGAGCCGTAGCCCTGTAAACCTGGACACCTCCCCTCCCGCTCCCATATGGCTGGCACACTCCTCACCAACGGGGCAAGGCCCAGGGAGTGGCCAAGCAGGTGGCGGAAgtgagatttgaacccaggcccaTGGCCATGGGGGCAAAGGGAAGGGTGGCTAGCCTGACGGGGGGCACAGCCTAAGCCACACCGCCCCCTCCACTCCACACAGATCTACCCCAATGAGAGACACAGTATTCGCTGCCCGGAGTCGGGCGAACATTATGAGGTCACGCTGCTGCACTTCCTACAAGAGTACCTGTGAGCCTACGCCTGCGCCGTCACCTCAGCCCGCCCACCCGCCTGGGGCCTCCACACAGAGCACAAGAGGCTGCGGCcaccaccgccaccgccaccagGGACCGGGCGGATGGCCTGAGAGAGCCGGCCCTTCCCACCGGCCGCCCGACAGCCCTGCATCCGGAGGAGCCACAGCCCTCGCTGGCCCCGAAGCCTTCCATCAGTCGCCTTCGATCCGTTccgcttgctgctgctgctgctgctcggtgGCCGGTGGCCAGTGGCCGGCAGGGACAGCGACCAAGCggcacgggcacacacacacacacacccccgccGCCTTTCACCAGAAGGCTGGAGCAGGAGATGCCTGAAGAACCCAGGCCCGTGGTCTGCCCCGTGGTCCCTCAGTCTCCCCCACAACCCGGCCCGCCACCATCCCCAGCTCGGAAGCATGCAATGATTGcctgtccctgccagccaccaccccccccccccgacgtCAAGTGTGTGCTTTGCTTGCGGGGGGACATTTTAAGTAATTACTTTAAAGCAAGGGGTGCCTCAGTTTAGAATCGGACTGTGGTGGGACTCCGGCCCCGAAGGCCCTGCGGGAGACAGCTGCAGACCAAGGCACCCGAGCTGCCGGGGCTCCCCCATTCCCCCCGCTCTGCCTGTCAGCGGCCACGGCCCCCAGCCCACACCCTGGCCCCCCACACCTGCCCGTCCGTGCCAGGGATTCCGGGGCTTGGGGGTCTGAGGTCACTCCCACCTCAGAGCTGCTTTCCCTCCCCCCCAAGaattcaggcaaaaaaaaaattaagatttctccccccccccaaaaaaaaaaccaacccccCTCTACATAtcatggaaagaaaatatttttgtcgATTCTTATTCTTTTATAATTATGCGTGTATGAAATAGGACTCATTAAACGATTCCAGATGGACAAACACCGCCCGCTGCATCCggcacctgctggccacccccTGGGTGCCCTCGGGGTGGGTCTCGCCGGCCAGGGGAGCTGTGGTCTCACAGGCCTGGCTCACAAAAGGTGGGTGCGTCCAAGAGGATGGTCCCAGCCGCGACTCCACATTGCAGTGTCCACCCAGTTTGTCCCCCGGGGTGCTCCCCAGGGCCACCACGCTGGACTCTCGCCGGGCTTCCAGCACTTAAGCTTTTGTTTCTTCTAAAGGGGCCTAtgctatttgtatttatttgtgaaCTATGCTATTATAGTTGGATGCACTGTGGAATGAGGAAACGAAGGTTAACCGGCATGTTCCTGCCTCGGGTTCTTGGTGTAGTGCAGGGTGTAAAGCTACCACTTGGAGGCGCTCACACCACACAGGAGCCATTCCCTCCAGCTCCCCTCCACCTAAGCTTTCCCTCCTCCTGTAGAACTGCTTTTCCAACAAgtgctgacttttaaaaaaagttctatttgtattgggcccggcgcaatagcctagtggctaaagtcctctccttccacgcgcagggatcccatatagatactggttcatgtccccggtGCCTCACTTCCGACccggcttcctgcctgtggcctgggaaaaacaggcCACAgcctttgggaccccgcacccgcgtgggagacctggaagaagctcctggcttcagatcggctccacGGCCACTcgaggagtgagtcagcggatcatctccgtatatctgactttccaattgaaaaaaatcacttaaacaATATTtcttcttggaaaggtagatttacaaaaaggtgacccatgtgctggttcactcatcaaattaCTGCAACAGCCACGCAGCTGTGCCAAACTGGAAGTCAGGGGCCGCGAACTCGCGCCCTCCGCGTCCCTCTGCTCAGGGGGGCTTGAACTCGCGTCCCCCCCGCGTCCCTCGGAGCCCGGACGGCGGCGCGCGCGGTCACGTGTGGCCCTCGCCGCGCCCCGTAGCTCCGTTCCCAAGATGGCGGCGCCCAGCGCGGGgctcccgctgctgctgctgctgctggcggcgGCGCTGAGGGCGGCCGGGGCCGTGTCCgagcccagcaccgtggccttcGACgtgcggcccggcggcgtggagcACTCGTTCGGCCAGAGCGTGGGGCCCGGGGTGCGTGCCGGCGGCGGGGGTCCCTGCGGGGACGGGCACCGGCgggagggcggggggcgggggaggaagaGGGGCTCCCGCCCCGGGGAtgtctgaggaaggggctcctgagggggtgtctgaggaaggggctcctgagggggtgtctgaggaaggggctcccGGCTCTGAggggtgtctgaggaaggggctcctgagggggagtctgaggaaggggctcccAGTTTTGAggggtgtctgaggaaggggctcctgagggggtgtctgaggaaggggctcctgagagggtgtctgaggaaggggctccccGCCCTGAGggggtgtctgaggaaggggctcctggttatgaggggtgtctgaggaaggggctcctgagagggtgtctgaggaaggggctccccGCCCTGAGggggtgtctgaggaaggggctcctggttatgaggggtgtctgaggaaggggctcctgagggggtgtctgaggaaggggctcccAGTTTTGAggggtgtctgaggaaggggctccccGCCCTGAGGGGGTGTCTGAGGAGGGGGCTCCCGGCTCTGAGggggtgtctgaggaaggggctccccGCCCCGggggtgtctgaggaaggggctcccGGTTTTGAggggtgtctgaggaaggggctcccGGTTTCGAggggtgtctgaggaaggggctcccGGTTTCGAggggtgtctgaggaaggggctcccGGTTTCGAggggtgtctgaggaaggggctcccGGTTTTGAggggtgtctgaggaaggggctcctggttatgaggggtgtctgaggaaggggctcccGGTTTTGAggggtgtctgaggaaggggctcccGGTTTCGAggggtgtctgaggaaggggctcccGGCTTTGAGGGGTGTCTGAGGAAGAGGGGCTCCCGCCCCGggggtgtctgaggaaggggctccccGCCCTGAGggggtgtctgaggaaggggctcccGGCTCTGAggggtgtctgaggaaggggctcccGGCTCTGAggggtgtctgaggaaggggctcccGCCCCGGggggtgtctgaggaaggggctcccGCCCCGGggggtgtctgaggaaggggctcccGCCCCGGggggtgtctgaggaaggggctcccGGCTATGAGggggtgtctgaggaaggggctcctggttatgaggggtgtctgaggaaggggctcccGGTTTCGAggggtgtctgaggaaggggctcccGGCTCTGAggggtgtctgaggaaggggctcccAGTTTTGAggggtgtctgaggaaggggctcccGGCTCTGAggggtgtctgaggaaggggctcccGGCTATGAGggggtgtctgaggaaggggctcccGGCTCTGAggggtgtctgaggaaggggctcccggttgttaccagaaatgcccggtgggttctttcctcagcttagtataaaaataagaagccgggaatctgttgcaaacctAAGTTTGTTTGCGCGGGGACccggtgagcagggaagggagggaaggggaagcgcCTCCGAAGAGCCGGGAGATGGGGGGCCTCTCccaagggcagggagagagacaccaaaacCTGGAGGCAGGGTCTTGGgttttaagccttccctgacccctcctcctTGGGCGGGGAACCCACAGGTAAGAtcttccccattggtggtctcttagttAATTAGGAAATGGGCGGGCAGTGCTGGGACCGCCCACCTGggggtgtggccaagacctcccTGGATGGGCTCGCCGGTTTCAGGGGTGTCTGAGGAAGGGACTCCCAGTTTTAAGAGGGTGTCTCAGGAAGGGGCTCCCGGCCCTGAGGGGGAGTCTGAGGAAGGGACTCCCGGCCCTGAGGGGGAGTCTGAGGAAGGGGCTTGCACCCTGAGggggtgtctgaggaaggggctcGCACCCTGAGggggtgtctgaggaaggggctcccACCCTGAGAgggtgtctgaggaaggggcCCCTGAGGGGGagtctgaggaaggggctcctgagggggagtctgaggaaggggctcctgagggggtgtctgaggaaggggctcctgagggggtgtctgaggaaggggctcccGGCTCTAAGggggtgtctgaggaaggggctcctgAAGGGGAGTCTGAGGAAGGGGTTCCAGAGggggtgtctgaggaaggggctctCACCCTGACAGGGAGTCTGAGGAAGGGGCACCTGAGggggtgtctgaggaaggggctcctgggggggtgtctgaggaaggggctcctgagggggtgtctgaggaaggggctcccGGTGTCGAggggtgtctgaggaaggggctccccGCCCTGAGggggtgtctgaggaaggggctcctgagggggtgtctgaggaaggggctcccAGTTTTGAggggtgtctgaggaaggggctcctgagagggtctgaggaaggggctcccACCCTGAGAGTGGAtgtctgaggaaggggctctCACCCTGACAGGAAGTCTGAGGAAGGGGCCTCTGAGGCAgtgtctgaggaaggggctcctggttatgaggggtgtctgaggaaggggctcctgagggggtgtct from Ochotona princeps isolate mOchPri1 chromosome 33, mOchPri1.hap1, whole genome shotgun sequence encodes:
- the DPP9 gene encoding dipeptidyl peptidase 9 isoform X1 — encoded protein: MSRLVAQLLDRLSASWQLCGDQSFSLRSDGAERMSVGAERVGAGDMDPAAVRFQVPKHSWDGLRNIIHGSRKHSGLVLNKAPHDFQFVQKTDEAGPHSHRLYYLGMPYGSRENSLLYSEIPRKVRKEALLLLSWKQMLDHFQATPHHGVYSREEELLRERKRLGVFGITSYDFHSESGLFLFQASNSLFHCRDGGKNGFMVSPMKPLEIKTQCSGPRMDPKICPADPAFFSFINNSDLWVANIETGEERRLTFCHRGLSNVLDDPKSAGVATFVIQEEFDRFTGYWWCPTASWEGSDGVKTLRLLYEEVDESEVEVIHVPSPALEERKTDSYRYPRTGSKNPKIALKLAEFQTDSEGKIISAQEKELVQPFNMLFPRVEYIARAGWTRDGKYAWAMFLDRPQQRLQLVLLPPALFIPTPESEEQRAAFARAVPRDVQPYVVYEEVTNVWINVHDIFYPFSQPDGQEEFCFLRANECKTGFCHLYKVTALLKPHGYDWAEPLQPSEDEFKCPIKEEVALTSGEWEVLARHGSKIWVNEETKLVYFQGTKDTPLEHHLYVVSYESAGEIVRLTTPGFSHSCSVSQNFDMFVSHYSSVSTPPCVHVYKLSGPDHDPLHKQPRFWASMMEAASCPPDYVPPEIFHFHTRSDVRLYGMVYKPHSVQPGRKHPTVLFVYGGPQVQLVNNSFKGIKYLRLNTLASLGYAVVVIDGRGSCQRGLRFEGALKNQMGQVEIEDQVEGLQFVAEKYGFIDLSRVAIHGWSYGGFLSLMGLIHKPQVFKVAIAGAPVTVWMAYDTGYTERYMDVPENNQHGYEAGSVALHVEKLPNEPNRLLILHGFLDENVHFFHTNFLVSQLIRAGKPYQLQIYPNERHSIRCPESGEHYEVTLLHFLQEYL